A section of the Hyalangium minutum genome encodes:
- a CDS encoding lycopene cyclase domain-containing protein encodes MTYARFLGLFVVLPILFLVVRYRKTLTARALAPLGLLLIVVYAATSPWDNLAVKWGLWGFDPERIWGIKLGYLPLEEYLFFGLQTLLVGLWARARLARVVPP; translated from the coding sequence ATGACGTACGCGCGCTTCCTCGGGCTGTTCGTGGTCCTGCCCATCCTCTTCCTGGTGGTGCGCTACCGGAAGACGCTCACGGCCCGCGCCCTGGCGCCGCTGGGACTGCTGCTCATCGTCGTCTACGCCGCCACCTCGCCCTGGGACAACCTGGCGGTGAAGTGGGGCCTGTGGGGCTTCGACCCGGAGCGCATCTGGGGCATCAAGCTCGGGTACCTGCCGCTGGAGGAGTACCTCTTCTTCGGGCTGCAGACGCTGCTGGTGGGCTTGTGGGCGCGCGCGCGCCTGGCCCGGGTGGTGCCCCCATGA
- a CDS encoding lycopene cyclase domain-containing protein, with the protein MMESRWAYLIHLVAWALPVILVQLAALVHHYKERSGAVLKAVLPPAFIVGTYLSLADHLAISAGIWNFGEGKHLGVYVGAVPLEEVLFFLMTSLLVSLGVALFTAVLRRKEAEAP; encoded by the coding sequence CTGATGGAGTCGCGCTGGGCCTACCTCATCCACCTCGTGGCGTGGGCGCTGCCCGTCATCCTCGTGCAGCTGGCGGCCCTGGTGCACCACTATAAGGAGCGCTCGGGCGCGGTGCTCAAGGCCGTGCTGCCGCCTGCCTTCATCGTCGGCACCTACCTCTCGCTGGCGGACCACCTGGCCATCTCCGCCGGCATCTGGAACTTCGGCGAGGGCAAGCACCTGGGCGTCTACGTGGGCGCGGTGCCCCTGGAGGAGGTGCTCTTCTTCCTGATGACGAGCCTGCTCGTCTCGTTGGGAGTGGCCCTGTTCACGGCGGTGCTGCGGCGGAAGGAGGCGGAGGCGCCGTGA
- a CDS encoding lysophospholipid acyltransferase family protein has translation MIQAAKGGPLGWLWDRYVGWKFRSAFRGLWVRGTLPTGDGARLVYVNHTNWWDGFVLHQLGQVAGWDAYCLMEEKNLRRYRFLSRIGAFSIRPGEPDSALESLRYARQLLRQPRAAVCLFPEGELRPFGVVPMRLQRGVELLARAGKAECVPVALRYTFFEHERPDVLVEVGTPHAAGPLELFQQRLEAVVDRVAMASDLEGFTQQVRGGTGVAERWDAVRGVRA, from the coding sequence GTGATTCAGGCGGCCAAAGGAGGCCCGCTGGGCTGGTTGTGGGATCGGTACGTGGGCTGGAAGTTCCGGTCCGCCTTCCGAGGCCTGTGGGTGCGGGGCACGCTGCCCACGGGGGACGGGGCCCGGCTCGTCTACGTGAACCACACCAACTGGTGGGACGGCTTCGTGCTGCACCAGCTCGGGCAGGTGGCGGGGTGGGACGCGTACTGCCTCATGGAGGAGAAGAACCTGCGCCGCTACCGCTTCCTGTCCCGCATCGGCGCCTTCAGCATCCGCCCGGGCGAGCCGGACTCCGCCCTGGAGTCCCTGCGCTACGCGCGCCAGCTGCTGCGCCAGCCCCGCGCCGCCGTGTGCCTCTTTCCCGAGGGCGAGCTGCGTCCCTTTGGCGTGGTGCCCATGCGGCTGCAGCGCGGCGTGGAGCTGCTGGCCCGCGCGGGCAAGGCGGAGTGTGTGCCGGTGGCCCTTCGCTACACCTTCTTCGAGCACGAGCGGCCGGATGTGCTCGTGGAGGTGGGCACGCCCCATGCGGCGGGCCCGCTGGAGCTGTTCCAGCAGCGCCTGGAGGCCGTGGTGGACCGGGTGGCGATGGCCTCCGACCTCGAGGGCTTCACCCAGCAGGTGCGCGGCGGCACCGGCGTGGCCGAGCGCTGGGACGCGGTGAGGGGAGTGCGGGCATGA
- a CDS encoding MerR family transcriptional regulator yields MTLRIRTIARLTGIREATLRAWERRHGFPRPSRSEHNNYRSYSREEVENIRRVAKLIADGLSVSEAIAQVQATPVQALPRGERLSERFWSAVMMMDAEAVRRVLDEAQASMEVEVYCNGFLMPLLREMGMRLDVAREHMASALIRQRLIGLLNAEEPRTGGPHVVLACPAQDHHEGGLLALGLQLKRRGWRVTMLGADTPAEALHSACAQLSPEMVALSFVRRREPEELATVLGEAVRACAPARVVVGGPGAREHLKTIFSLGAQYAESADELLALWQQARGVQTRT; encoded by the coding sequence ATGACGCTGCGCATCCGCACCATCGCCCGGCTCACCGGCATCCGCGAGGCCACCCTGCGCGCCTGGGAGCGCCGCCACGGCTTCCCCCGCCCCAGCCGCAGCGAGCACAACAATTACCGCTCCTACTCGCGCGAGGAGGTGGAGAACATCCGCCGCGTGGCCAAGCTCATCGCTGACGGGCTCTCCGTGAGCGAGGCCATTGCCCAGGTGCAGGCCACCCCCGTGCAGGCGCTGCCTCGCGGCGAGCGCCTCTCCGAGCGCTTCTGGTCCGCGGTGATGATGATGGACGCGGAAGCCGTACGCCGCGTGCTGGACGAGGCGCAGGCCTCCATGGAGGTGGAAGTCTACTGCAACGGCTTCCTCATGCCGCTCTTGCGCGAGATGGGGATGCGGCTGGACGTCGCCCGCGAGCACATGGCTTCGGCGCTCATCCGCCAGCGGCTCATCGGCCTGCTCAACGCGGAGGAGCCGCGGACCGGCGGGCCGCACGTGGTGCTGGCCTGCCCCGCGCAGGATCACCACGAGGGTGGGCTGCTCGCACTGGGACTGCAGCTCAAGCGCCGCGGCTGGCGGGTGACGATGCTGGGCGCGGACACTCCGGCCGAGGCACTTCACAGCGCGTGCGCGCAATTGTCACCAGAGATGGTGGCGCTCTCCTTCGTCCGCCGCAGGGAGCCCGAGGAGCTGGCCACGGTGCTGGGCGAGGCGGTGCGCGCCTGCGCCCCGGCGCGTGTGGTGGTGGGCGGACCGGGCGCTCGTGAGCATTTGAAGACCATTTTTTCGTTGGGCGCGCAGTATGCTGAGTCCGCCGATGAGCTGCTGGCCTTGTGGCAACAGGCTCGCGGTGTACAGACTCGGACCTGA
- a CDS encoding MerR family transcriptional regulator translates to MPERTYRIHIASALSGVRVELIRAWERRYGFPRPQRTSSGYRVYTQQDVALLKQLKQLTEEGVAIREAMKMLPQLQRKVAEMGEAPLSEVSVTSLESWRSALIAAAEAHDQVRVGAVLDEVLSALPPLKAFDEVLAPVQREVGDRWHAGRMTVVQEHLVSEVVRARLVGLLHAAPENEAAQHAVLACFPEELHELGLLGLALRLRHAGRRVTLLGQRVPPADLGKLVAKLRPDLVGLSAVTNSGSDSFEAALKQLLEALPRGVLIWVGGASAMAHADICERLGARVFRTGDDWAALL, encoded by the coding sequence ATGCCTGAGCGTACCTACCGCATTCACATCGCCTCCGCGCTCTCCGGCGTCCGCGTGGAGCTGATCCGCGCCTGGGAGCGCCGCTACGGCTTTCCGCGCCCTCAGCGCACCTCCTCGGGCTACCGCGTCTACACCCAGCAGGACGTGGCGTTGCTCAAGCAGCTCAAGCAGCTCACCGAGGAGGGGGTGGCCATCCGCGAGGCGATGAAGATGCTGCCTCAGCTCCAGCGGAAGGTCGCCGAGATGGGCGAGGCGCCCCTGAGCGAGGTGAGCGTCACGAGTCTGGAGAGCTGGCGCTCGGCGCTGATCGCCGCGGCCGAGGCGCATGATCAGGTGCGGGTGGGCGCCGTGCTGGACGAGGTGCTGAGCGCGCTGCCCCCGCTCAAGGCCTTCGACGAGGTGCTCGCGCCAGTGCAGCGCGAGGTGGGCGACCGCTGGCACGCGGGCCGGATGACGGTGGTGCAGGAGCACCTCGTCTCCGAGGTGGTGCGCGCCCGGCTGGTGGGCCTGCTGCACGCCGCGCCCGAGAACGAGGCGGCCCAGCACGCTGTGCTCGCGTGCTTCCCGGAGGAGCTGCACGAGCTGGGCTTGCTGGGCTTGGCGCTGCGGCTGCGGCATGCGGGCCGGCGGGTGACGCTGCTGGGACAGCGCGTGCCGCCAGCGGACCTCGGGAAGCTGGTGGCCAAGCTCCGGCCGGACCTCGTGGGGCTGTCCGCGGTGACGAACTCGGGCTCGGACTCCTTCGAGGCCGCGCTGAAGCAGCTGCTCGAGGCGCTCCCGCGCGGAGTCCTCATCTGGGTGGGCGGTGCCTCGGCGATGGCCCATGCGGACATCTGCGAGCGGCTGGGAGCCCGCGTCTTTCGCACCGGCGACGACTGGGCCGCGCTGCTATAA
- a CDS encoding 2OG-Fe(II) oxygenase — MTDFIEVHDGALEPQLCRDIIQRFNQSPHVHRGRTGHGVDVSKKDSYDLTLNVVPEWEPTLRLLLDKSFPPLRSYLRKYLYTLIGALSPSIKDPKTGQLVTLNEQNFAQLGDPRLDALVGNFYRYGVLNVQKYVKGSGGYPHWHSEIYPKDADCEQLHRVLAFQFYLNDISEGGETEFYYQQRKVESKEGRMVIFPAGFTHTHRGNVPRSDDKYIITSWVLFHRADHIYRNTPPPPR; from the coding sequence ATGACCGACTTCATCGAAGTCCACGACGGCGCGCTGGAGCCTCAGCTCTGCCGCGACATCATCCAGCGCTTCAACCAGAGCCCTCACGTGCACCGGGGACGCACGGGGCATGGCGTGGACGTGTCCAAGAAGGACAGCTATGACTTGACCCTCAACGTCGTCCCCGAGTGGGAGCCCACGCTGCGGCTCCTGCTGGACAAGTCCTTCCCGCCGCTGCGCAGCTACCTGCGCAAGTACCTCTACACGCTCATTGGCGCCCTCTCTCCCTCCATCAAGGATCCGAAGACAGGCCAGCTGGTGACGCTCAACGAGCAGAACTTCGCGCAGCTGGGCGACCCGCGCCTCGACGCGCTCGTGGGTAACTTCTACCGCTACGGTGTCCTCAACGTGCAGAAGTACGTGAAGGGCTCCGGCGGCTACCCGCATTGGCACTCGGAGATCTACCCGAAGGATGCCGACTGCGAGCAGCTGCACCGCGTGCTGGCGTTCCAGTTCTACTTGAACGACATCTCCGAGGGCGGTGAGACGGAGTTCTACTACCAGCAGCGCAAGGTGGAGTCGAAGGAGGGCCGCATGGTCATCTTCCCCGCCGGCTTCACGCACACCCACCGCGGCAACGTCCCGCGCTCCGATGACAAGTACATCATCACCTCGTGGGTGCTCTTCCACCGCGCGGACCACATCTACCGGAACACCCCGCCGCCTCCGCGCTGA
- a CDS encoding ABC transporter substrate-binding protein — protein sequence MLLLVGWAGCTPAPQTPLVMGTVPWVGTEPFFLARELGLYPGPVHLVEYLSSEQQLRAFQNGVVDAANVTLDEVLNLDRLGQRVQVVLVLDASNGADCVMARPEVSSLADLRGRKVASEAVTLPTYMLARALEQVGLQLQDIRREPWPLAELTAALRKDEVDAVVAFEPYCHQLEAEGARKLFDSSQIPGEIIDVLAVRKSSLEDHPEQVDALIRGWLSALQVLQERPAEAARRMGPRVDLDERAFLEALEGVHHPSLEEQRLQLMSERPLLQDTIERMGAIMVQEQVLPALPDSRLLIDTAPLRRVAP from the coding sequence ATGCTCCTGCTGGTGGGGTGGGCCGGCTGCACCCCCGCTCCGCAGACGCCACTGGTGATGGGAACCGTCCCTTGGGTGGGCACGGAGCCGTTCTTCCTGGCGCGAGAGCTGGGGCTGTACCCGGGCCCCGTTCATCTTGTGGAGTACCTCAGCAGCGAGCAGCAGCTCCGCGCCTTCCAGAATGGCGTCGTCGACGCGGCGAACGTGACGCTGGATGAGGTGCTCAACCTGGATCGGCTGGGGCAGCGGGTGCAGGTGGTGCTGGTGCTGGACGCCTCGAATGGCGCGGACTGTGTGATGGCGCGGCCCGAGGTGTCCTCTCTGGCGGATCTCCGAGGCCGGAAGGTGGCCTCCGAGGCTGTGACGCTTCCCACGTACATGCTCGCGCGAGCGCTGGAGCAGGTGGGCCTCCAGCTCCAGGACATTCGGCGAGAGCCCTGGCCCCTGGCGGAGCTCACCGCGGCGCTGCGCAAGGACGAGGTGGATGCGGTGGTGGCGTTCGAGCCCTACTGCCATCAACTGGAGGCCGAGGGTGCCCGGAAGCTCTTCGACAGCTCGCAGATCCCCGGGGAAATCATTGATGTGCTGGCGGTCCGCAAGAGCTCCTTGGAGGACCACCCGGAACAGGTGGATGCGCTGATTCGAGGCTGGCTCTCCGCGCTCCAGGTTCTCCAGGAGCGCCCCGCGGAGGCGGCGCGGCGGATGGGGCCTCGCGTGGATCTGGATGAGCGCGCGTTCCTGGAGGCGCTCGAGGGGGTACATCACCCGAGCCTCGAGGAGCAGCGGCTCCAGCTCATGAGCGAGCGGCCCCTCTTGCAGGACACCATCGAGCGCATGGGCGCCATCATGGTCCAGGAGCAGGTGCTCCCCGCGCTGCCGGACTCGCGCCTCCTCATCGACACCGCGCCGCTGCGCCGGGTGGCGCCATGA
- a CDS encoding two-component system sensor histidine kinase NtrB: protein MSLPAPRWLRELILPMLLLLVYTACFGLYSLHHETVEAVAHARRETLRKVAEEMTQLQSSLDYLLHAGNLAAVRESVSSQGHNVQLQMGLLVDDQQQVLASTRLVLVGRPAREAWPELELPENVRRRQEALEHLTGVVEISADGRYIIGYYPVSLSFGQPRRMGYLFFQHDLTQLESASRYYAERSVLRSTLLLLVIAGATGLGVQLLLGRRIQRLVAATQGMAEQIGRSHQKLQENEHRFQTLVERTPDAVFVHREGRIVFLNPAAGALVGHERVEALVGRNLAELVQPGDEEVLTGPVEAQGVREVLWLHASGQQVLGEAVTFPLVFEGQPARVSIVRDVTERKHLREKLQTADRMAAIGSLAAGVAHEINNPLSFTLSNVRFIRDELKSLLEEGRVQEQERLKEVLDASEEALTGADRVSEIVTDLRRFTRGDDGKKAPVNLHAVLDLCGSIARSQLRHRAQLVKVYGELPPVQGSESRLGQLFLNLIINAAQAIPEGGDAKVHEVRLTTWREGADQVVVEVRDTGVGIPPEHLRRLFDPFFTTKPAGVGTGLGLSICHGIVKGMGGRITVESEPGRGTAFRVFLPIGEPEAAPGP from the coding sequence ATGAGTTTGCCGGCTCCGCGGTGGCTCCGGGAGCTCATCCTCCCGATGCTGCTGCTGCTCGTGTACACCGCCTGCTTCGGCCTCTACTCCCTGCACCACGAGACGGTCGAGGCGGTGGCGCACGCCCGGAGGGAAACCCTCCGCAAGGTGGCCGAGGAGATGACGCAGCTCCAGTCCAGCTTGGACTACCTGCTGCACGCGGGGAACCTGGCGGCGGTGCGCGAGTCCGTGTCGAGCCAGGGCCACAATGTGCAGCTCCAGATGGGACTGCTCGTGGATGATCAGCAGCAGGTGCTGGCCTCCACCCGGCTGGTGCTGGTGGGCCGTCCGGCGCGCGAGGCCTGGCCGGAGCTGGAGCTGCCGGAGAACGTCCGCCGGAGGCAGGAAGCCCTGGAGCACCTCACCGGCGTGGTCGAGATCAGCGCCGACGGGCGGTACATCATCGGCTACTACCCCGTGTCCCTGAGCTTCGGCCAGCCGAGGCGCATGGGCTATCTCTTCTTCCAGCATGACTTGACGCAGCTGGAGAGCGCCAGTCGCTACTACGCGGAGCGCTCCGTGCTGCGCTCCACGCTGCTGCTGCTGGTGATTGCTGGGGCCACGGGGCTGGGGGTTCAGCTCCTGCTGGGGCGGCGCATTCAGCGGCTGGTGGCGGCCACGCAAGGCATGGCGGAGCAGATCGGCCGCAGCCACCAGAAGCTCCAGGAGAATGAGCATCGCTTCCAGACGCTGGTGGAGCGCACCCCGGACGCCGTCTTCGTCCACCGCGAGGGGCGCATCGTCTTCCTCAACCCCGCGGCGGGCGCGCTGGTGGGGCACGAGCGGGTGGAGGCGCTCGTGGGCCGGAACCTGGCGGAGCTCGTACAGCCCGGCGACGAGGAGGTGCTCACCGGCCCGGTGGAGGCGCAGGGGGTGCGCGAGGTGCTCTGGCTCCACGCCTCGGGACAGCAGGTGCTGGGCGAGGCCGTCACCTTTCCCCTGGTGTTCGAGGGCCAGCCCGCCCGCGTCTCCATCGTGCGGGACGTCACCGAGCGCAAGCACCTGCGGGAGAAGCTGCAGACGGCCGACCGCATGGCCGCCATCGGCTCGCTGGCGGCGGGCGTGGCGCATGAAATCAACAACCCGCTGTCCTTCACCCTGAGCAACGTGCGCTTCATCCGCGATGAGCTGAAGTCGCTCCTGGAGGAGGGCAGGGTGCAGGAGCAGGAGCGGCTGAAGGAGGTGCTCGACGCATCGGAGGAGGCGCTCACGGGCGCGGACAGGGTCAGCGAGATTGTCACGGACTTGCGGAGGTTCACGCGAGGCGATGATGGCAAGAAGGCGCCGGTCAACCTCCACGCGGTGCTGGACTTGTGCGGCAGCATTGCCCGGAGCCAGCTCCGCCACCGCGCGCAGCTGGTGAAGGTGTACGGAGAGCTGCCGCCGGTGCAGGGCAGCGAGTCCCGGCTCGGGCAGCTCTTCCTCAACCTCATCATCAACGCCGCGCAGGCCATCCCCGAGGGCGGGGACGCCAAGGTCCACGAGGTGCGGCTCACCACGTGGCGCGAGGGCGCGGACCAGGTGGTGGTGGAGGTGAGGGACACGGGCGTGGGGATTCCGCCCGAGCACCTGCGCCGGCTGTTCGATCCCTTCTTCACCACGAAGCCCGCGGGCGTGGGCACGGGGTTGGGCCTGTCCATCTGCCATGGCATCGTGAAGGGGATGGGCGGCCGCATCACCGTGGAGAGCGAGCCGGGGCGGGGAACCGCGTTCCGGGTGTTCCTCCCCATTGGGGAGCCCGAGGCGGCGCCGGGCCCATAG
- a CDS encoding YqjF family protein encodes MAGVDTMDRITPTLRPDERPVMYQRWRTLLFLHWEVPAEELARLLPPGLTLDTFEGRAFVGLVPFTMQGVRPALLPPFPPLSNFHETNVRTYVHREGKDPGVWFFSLDAANRIAVKLARTWFRLPYHFDTMELKREGSWISYRSERHWPEPVPGRCAVRCSPGSEVSTSTPGTLQHFLVERYFLYTVHSGGLWRGQVHHAPYPVRGAQVEGLDESLLAAAGIARPPGAPLAHFSDGVDVDVFRLKRA; translated from the coding sequence GTGGCTGGAGTGGACACGATGGATCGCATCACCCCCACGCTGCGGCCGGACGAGCGGCCTGTCATGTATCAGCGCTGGCGGACGCTGCTGTTCCTTCACTGGGAGGTGCCGGCCGAGGAGCTGGCGCGGCTGCTGCCGCCAGGGCTGACGCTGGATACCTTCGAGGGCCGGGCCTTCGTGGGGCTGGTGCCCTTCACCATGCAGGGCGTGCGGCCCGCGCTGCTGCCGCCGTTCCCCCCGCTGTCCAACTTCCACGAGACGAACGTGCGCACGTACGTGCACCGCGAGGGGAAGGACCCGGGCGTGTGGTTCTTCAGCCTGGATGCGGCCAACCGCATCGCCGTGAAGCTGGCGCGGACGTGGTTCCGGTTGCCCTACCACTTCGACACGATGGAGCTGAAGCGCGAGGGCTCATGGATTTCCTACCGCTCCGAGCGCCATTGGCCCGAGCCCGTGCCGGGCCGCTGCGCGGTGCGGTGCTCACCGGGCTCGGAGGTGAGCACTTCAACGCCGGGCACGCTGCAGCACTTCCTGGTGGAGCGCTACTTCCTCTACACGGTGCACAGCGGAGGGCTGTGGCGAGGCCAGGTGCACCATGCGCCGTACCCGGTGCGCGGCGCGCAGGTGGAGGGGCTGGATGAATCGCTCCTGGCGGCCGCCGGGATTGCACGGCCGCCAGGAGCCCCCCTGGCTCATTTCTCGGATGGCGTGGACGTGGACGTGTTCCGCCTCAAGCGCGCCTGA
- a CDS encoding serine/threonine-protein kinase, which translates to MGDSEDTYRIQGGKAQVPWDTASPPPKAEGPQYALAGEYIFKRLIASGGHGSVYEAEHRILGRRAAVKVLHAHLADQGEMLQRFVREARIVNQIHHPNVVDVYDFGMMPDGSPYFVMELLEGRTLSQLIHERGRMSAERALAYLEPVCAALEAAHKAGIVHRDLKASNVMVVEDGEHPRVKLLDFGIAKVMQPQGGQQGLTVAGQRLGTAFAMAPEQLRGSDISPATDIYALGVLLFQLVTAQYPFQSKDRMELERLHLEAPPPRASAISPVPPAVDAVVLRCLEKEAQQRFPNTEAFLTALREAVSAPGTPVAAGQLRQALAVHAEVELADTGHDDEAVHAALAEVLDILEQQLRATGFMLALQAGTALLGIRLLEDTGPLPPEQALRLHEALRHLRRETELLASEVGAHVHLCVHVGPVEVRGEDTVLEVLGGPVTDLAAWVERVPEGLHLTPKAVQLLGPPVST; encoded by the coding sequence ATGGGGGACTCCGAGGACACTTACCGAATCCAGGGCGGAAAGGCGCAGGTCCCCTGGGACACCGCCTCCCCTCCACCCAAGGCCGAGGGCCCACAGTACGCGCTCGCGGGCGAGTACATCTTCAAGCGGCTCATCGCGTCAGGCGGCCACGGCAGCGTCTACGAGGCCGAGCACCGCATCCTCGGGCGGCGTGCGGCGGTGAAGGTGCTGCACGCCCATCTGGCGGATCAGGGAGAGATGTTGCAGCGCTTCGTGCGCGAGGCACGCATCGTCAACCAGATCCACCACCCGAATGTGGTGGATGTGTACGACTTCGGGATGATGCCGGATGGCAGCCCCTACTTCGTGATGGAGCTGTTGGAGGGGCGCACGCTCAGCCAGCTCATCCACGAGCGAGGGAGGATGTCGGCCGAGCGGGCGCTCGCCTACCTGGAGCCTGTCTGCGCGGCGCTGGAGGCGGCGCACAAGGCGGGCATCGTCCACCGGGACTTGAAGGCCAGCAACGTGATGGTGGTGGAGGATGGGGAGCATCCGAGAGTCAAGCTGTTGGACTTCGGCATCGCCAAGGTGATGCAGCCGCAGGGAGGCCAGCAGGGGCTGACGGTAGCCGGCCAGCGGCTGGGCACCGCCTTTGCCATGGCGCCCGAGCAGCTGCGCGGCAGCGACATCTCCCCCGCCACGGACATCTACGCGCTGGGCGTGCTGCTGTTCCAGTTGGTGACGGCGCAGTACCCATTCCAGTCCAAGGACCGGATGGAGCTGGAGCGGCTGCACCTGGAGGCGCCGCCGCCGCGCGCGAGCGCCATTTCCCCCGTGCCTCCCGCGGTGGACGCGGTGGTGCTGCGCTGCCTGGAGAAGGAAGCGCAGCAGCGCTTCCCGAACACCGAGGCCTTCCTCACCGCGCTGCGCGAGGCGGTGTCCGCACCGGGCACGCCGGTGGCCGCCGGCCAGCTGCGGCAGGCGCTGGCGGTGCACGCGGAGGTGGAGCTGGCCGACACGGGGCACGATGACGAGGCGGTGCACGCCGCGCTCGCCGAGGTGCTCGACATCCTCGAGCAGCAGCTGCGCGCCACCGGCTTCATGCTGGCGCTGCAGGCGGGCACCGCGCTGCTGGGCATCCGCCTGCTAGAGGACACCGGCCCGCTCCCGCCCGAGCAGGCGCTGCGGCTGCACGAGGCGCTGCGCCACCTGCGCCGCGAGACGGAGCTGCTCGCCTCCGAGGTCGGCGCGCACGTGCACCTCTGCGTCCACGTTGGCCCGGTGGAAGTGCGCGGCGAGGACACGGTGCTCGAGGTGCTCGGAGGCCCCGTGACGGACTTGGCGGCGTGGGTGGAGCGGGTGCCGGAAGGGCTCCACCTCACTCCGAAGGCCGTACAGCTGCTGGGCCCGCCTGTCTCAACTTGA